A genomic region of Staphylococcus roterodami contains the following coding sequences:
- a CDS encoding sulfurtransferase TusA family protein, producing the protein MIYELGTVGMVCPFPLIEAQKKMATLSSGDELKIDFDCTQATEAIPNWAAENGYPVTNFEQVDNASWTITVQKV; encoded by the coding sequence ATGATATATGAATTAGGTACAGTAGGTATGGTGTGCCCATTCCCATTGATTGAAGCACAAAAGAAAATGGCAACATTATCATCTGGAGATGAATTGAAAATTGATTTTGACTGCACACAAGCGACTGAAGCTATTCCAAATTGGGCAGCAGAAAATGGATATCCGGTAACTAATTTCGAACAAGTTGATAATGCTTCTTGGACGATTACAGTTCAAAAAGTATAA
- a CDS encoding YeeE/YedE family protein yields the protein MTWMIISGLLVGGLLGFVMQRTRFCLTGGFRDMYVQKNNKMFYALLIAITIQSIGLLILTATGVLQIPTHSFPILGTIIGSFIFGIGIVLAGGCATGTWYRAGEGLIGSWIALILYAITAAITKTGILKPVMHQINQSTNVNSDISQTTGIPFGVLVAVLSIITIVLVVRTLNNKKSKVAIPKLKQRYTGIRHYLFEKRYHPFIAAIAIGLIALLAWPVSTSTGRNAGLGITTPSANLIHFLITGESKFIDWGVLLVLGIFIGSYIAARGSKEFKWRLPDRITIRNSAIGGICMGFGASVAGGCSIGNGLVETAMMTWQGWIALAAMIAGVWTISHFMFVRPMRKVQQQVDKVQQQTQAV from the coding sequence ATGACTTGGATGATTATTAGTGGTTTATTAGTCGGGGGACTTTTAGGATTTGTTATGCAACGTACGAGATTTTGCTTAACTGGTGGTTTTCGTGATATGTACGTGCAAAAGAATAATAAAATGTTTTACGCATTATTAATAGCTATTACAATTCAAAGTATCGGACTATTAATTTTGACGGCAACGGGCGTTTTACAAATTCCTACGCACAGTTTTCCTATTTTAGGAACGATTATCGGCTCATTTATATTTGGAATTGGAATTGTATTAGCAGGTGGTTGTGCAACTGGTACTTGGTATCGTGCCGGCGAAGGTTTGATAGGAAGTTGGATTGCCTTAATTTTGTATGCTATTACTGCTGCGATAACTAAGACAGGGATTTTAAAACCAGTAATGCATCAAATTAATCAATCAACGAATGTGAATAGTGATATATCTCAAACGACCGGTATACCTTTTGGGGTGTTAGTAGCAGTATTATCTATCATTACTATTGTACTTGTAGTTAGAACACTTAATAATAAAAAATCAAAAGTAGCAATTCCTAAATTGAAGCAACGATATACGGGTATCAGACATTATCTTTTCGAAAAACGCTATCATCCATTTATAGCTGCAATTGCAATTGGGCTTATTGCTTTATTAGCATGGCCAGTGAGTACATCGACTGGTAGAAATGCAGGACTTGGAATTACAACACCATCGGCCAATTTAATTCATTTTTTAATTACTGGTGAATCGAAATTTATTGACTGGGGTGTCTTGTTAGTTTTAGGGATATTTATAGGTTCTTATATTGCAGCTAGAGGTTCAAAAGAATTTAAATGGCGTTTGCCAGATAGGATTACGATTCGTAACAGTGCTATAGGTGGTATATGTATGGGCTTTGGCGCTTCAGTAGCAGGTGGATGTTCTATAGGTAATGGTCTTGTTGAAACAGCTATGATGACTTGGCAAGGTTGGATTGCACTAGCAGCGATGATTGCTGGCGTATGGACAATCAGTCATTTTATGTTTGTTCGTCCGATGAGGAAGGTTCAACAACAAGTTGATAAGGTACAACAACAAACACAAGCAGTATAA
- a CDS encoding redox-sensing transcriptional repressor Rex — protein MSDQVKIPRATLKRLPLYYRFVSSLKSKGIDRVNSKAISDALQIDSATIRRDFSYFGELGKKGYGYNIDSLLDFFKSELSESDMIKIAIVGVGNLGKALLTYNFSIHDDMTITEAFDIKEDVIGQKIGNVIVKDNNDLIATLKKEEIDVVILTTPERVAQKVADELVQAGVKGILNFTPGRINTPSDVQVHQIDLGIELQSLLFFMKNYSE, from the coding sequence ATGAGTGACCAAGTTAAAATTCCTCGAGCAACTTTAAAACGTTTACCGTTATATTATAGATTTGTGAGTTCATTAAAATCTAAAGGTATAGATCGTGTAAATTCAAAAGCGATTAGCGATGCGTTACAAATTGACTCGGCAACAATTCGTCGTGATTTTTCATATTTTGGCGAATTAGGTAAAAAAGGATACGGATATAATATAGATAGTTTATTAGATTTCTTTAAATCTGAACTTAGCGAAAGTGATATGATAAAAATCGCAATTGTCGGAGTCGGGAACCTAGGGAAAGCATTACTCACATATAACTTTTCAATTCATGACGATATGACTATTACTGAAGCATTTGATATTAAAGAAGATGTTATTGGCCAAAAAATAGGGAATGTTATTGTAAAAGATAATAATGATTTAATAGCGACATTGAAGAAAGAAGAAATTGATGTTGTGATTTTAACGACACCAGAGAGAGTAGCTCAAAAAGTGGCAGATGAACTCGTTCAAGCTGGTGTGAAAGGGATTTTAAACTTTACACCTGGCAGAATAAATACACCATCAGATGTGCAAGTTCATCAAATAGACTTAGGTATAGAATTACAGTCGTTACTATTCTTTATGAAAAATTACAGTGAATAA
- the abc-f gene encoding ABC-F type ribosomal protection protein → MILLQLNHISKSFDGEDIFTDVDFEVKTGERIGIVGRNGAGKSTLMKIIAGVENYDSGNLSKIKNLKLGYLTQQMTLNSNATVFEEMSKPFEHIKNMEKLIKEETDWLAKHADDYDSDSYKTHMSRYESLSNQYEQLDGYQYESKIKTVLHGLNFTEDDFNKPINDFSGGQKTRLSLAQMLLNEPDLLLLDEPTNHLDLETTKWLEDYLRYFKGAIVIISHDRYFLDKIVTQIYDVALGDVKRYVGNYDQFIKQRDLYYEKRMQEYENQQEEIKRLETFVEKNITRASTSGMAKSRRKILEKMERIDKPMLDAKSANIQFGFDRNTGNDVMHIKNLEIGYQTPITQPINVEVSKGDHIAIIGPNGIGKSTLIKTIAKQQQALGGNITFGANLQIGYYDQKQAEFKSNNSILDYVWDQYPLMNEKDIRAVLGRFLFVQDDVKKIINDLSGGEKARLQLALLMLQRDNVLILDEPTNHLDIDSKEMLEQALQHFEGTILFVSHDRYFINQLANKVFDLTKDGGKMYLGDYQYYIEKVEEAAAIKAQQDEISVNNESHEKSHEYSSYHNQKEQRREQRKLERQINDCENEIESLEAAIALIDEQLTQPDIYSNPQKANELALEKQESEQKLEQAMTNWEELQQKL, encoded by the coding sequence ATGATACTTTTACAACTTAATCATATATCAAAATCGTTCGATGGTGAAGATATATTTACTGATGTTGATTTTGAAGTAAAAACAGGTGAAAGAATAGGGATTGTAGGAAGAAATGGTGCCGGTAAATCAACATTAATGAAAATTATAGCCGGTGTAGAAAACTATGATTCAGGAAATTTGTCCAAAATCAAAAACTTAAAGCTTGGCTATTTAACTCAACAAATGACACTAAACTCTAATGCAACGGTTTTTGAAGAAATGTCTAAACCATTTGAACATATTAAAAACATGGAAAAATTAATTAAAGAAGAAACCGATTGGTTAGCTAAACATGCAGATGATTATGATTCCGATTCATATAAAACTCATATGTCACGTTATGAATCTTTATCAAATCAATATGAACAGTTAGATGGCTATCAATACGAGAGTAAAATTAAAACTGTATTGCATGGTTTAAATTTCACTGAAGATGATTTTAACAAGCCTATTAACGACTTTAGTGGTGGTCAAAAAACACGCCTTTCGTTAGCTCAAATGTTATTAAATGAACCTGATTTATTACTTTTAGATGAGCCTACCAACCATTTGGACTTAGAAACAACTAAGTGGCTTGAGGATTATTTACGTTATTTTAAAGGTGCAATCGTAATTATTAGTCATGATCGTTACTTTTTAGATAAAATTGTAACTCAAATTTATGATGTAGCCTTGGGTGACGTCAAACGTTATGTTGGTAACTATGATCAATTTATTAAGCAACGCGATTTATATTATGAAAAGCGAATGCAAGAATATGAAAATCAACAAGAAGAAATTAAACGTTTAGAAACATTTGTTGAGAAGAATATTACACGTGCCTCCACAAGTGGTATGGCAAAAAGCAGACGTAAAATTTTAGAAAAAATGGAACGTATTGACAAACCAATGTTAGATGCTAAAAGTGCGAATATACAATTCGGCTTTGACCGTAACACAGGGAACGATGTCATGCACATTAAAAATTTAGAAATTGGTTATCAAACACCTATTACCCAACCTATTAACGTTGAAGTTTCAAAAGGTGACCATATCGCTATTATAGGGCCTAACGGTATTGGAAAATCAACATTGATTAAAACTATCGCTAAACAACAACAAGCACTTGGTGGCAATATTACCTTTGGTGCAAATTTGCAAATTGGATATTATGATCAAAAGCAAGCTGAATTTAAATCTAATAATTCCATTTTAGATTACGTATGGGATCAATATCCATTAATGAACGAAAAAGATATACGCGCCGTACTTGGACGTTTCTTATTCGTACAAGATGATGTTAAAAAAATTATCAACGATTTATCGGGTGGCGAAAAGGCAAGACTTCAGTTAGCACTTCTAATGTTACAACGCGATAATGTCCTCATTTTAGATGAGCCTACCAATCATCTTGATATCGATTCAAAAGAAATGTTAGAACAAGCACTTCAACATTTTGAAGGAACAATTTTATTTGTTTCTCACGATCGTTATTTTATTAATCAATTAGCAAATAAAGTATTTGATTTAACAAAAGATGGCGGGAAAATGTATCTTGGAGATTATCAATATTATATTGAAAAAGTTGAAGAAGCTGCTGCAATAAAAGCACAACAAGATGAAATTTCTGTCAATAACGAATCACATGAAAAATCGCATGAGTATTCCTCGTATCATAATCAAAAAGAACAAAGACGCGAACAGCGAAAACTAGAAAGACAAATTAATGATTGTGAGAACGAAATAGAATCTTTAGAAGCAGCTATAGCTTTGATTGATGAACAATTAACTCAACCAGATATATACAGTAACCCACAAAAAGCAAATGAATTAGCTCTCGAAAAACAAGAAAGCGAACAAAAATTAGAACAAGCCATGACAAATTGGGAAGAATTACAACAAAAATTATAA